Below is a window of Humulus lupulus chromosome 2, drHumLupu1.1, whole genome shotgun sequence DNA.
AAATGTGGCTTAGTTATAGCAACAAtgtttagttaattaaaaaaatgtaactttaatttagaagaaaaaaaatcaaaattaatgacaatgcaatattgttattaatttaatcaatgcactattattaaattttaatttatcaatataattaaattttatttaattaaatctattgataaatcaaaatttaatattatacaacttatgtatataaaatatataaaattaaaataatattcagattcagctgaaccaatcacgtattcagtttctgttatattttcaaatttaataccaatcacagattcagttttttaaaacttaaaaacagTTTAATGACATTGAACCAATCCCATattcagaaacatgtttttagtcactaaattcatatTTTCATTTAAGAATCTCACTTttaaaaaatacagttttctaatcgcgaaccaatcagacccttacATTCTtactattttttataatttaattacaaaaatcacctataaaattttatttacaaaattacCTTGCCACGTCATTATAAAATACCAgattctaaaagtaatataccTGAATATGAAACTTTCTcgaaatccttttttttttttccgttTTTCTGGGTTTATAAGAGTAACATTTTagttacttaaaatgttaataagttacttacttttttcatgaaaaaatttaGTTTTGTATACATTTTGGTCATCTCCAATActtattttttgaaacttttttatcttaagatattgattagtcattttgaaattatattattgtGTCTTATTACTTAAGATACTTTTACGTTGCCGATTATTCATTTTTTATAAACTAATaagttacaataaaatataacaaattactatataaCTTATTATACTTTTAGTATGctatacaataatttttttatattttatttaaaagttatcaaacaatatcctaaagaatctattttaaaaaaagttacttggaatatttttaaataaatttaagttctttagaatacaatatagtatcttttaagtgtaaaataagaatacagaTTTTAGTATATTAACTTTTGATgaagtttaaaatttagttattttttggtcaacacaatataaaaaagaaactaaaagcTTGTTTTTTATTCTGGGCATCTTCTTCGGTGAtgtccaaaaaatatatatttctcatatatcaaaatgatcactTTGAGGAGTAGGTCGCGATGATACTACTTTTGAGTCCAACAGACTAGCGATGtgactgaattttttttttaaaattaaatataagaGAGAAGgtaagaaattaataaaaaaaattatagtggaGAGAGGGGATTGTAACAtgaaaaaagataaaaataaaaagttaaaaaaaatggcataaaaaatagtaaaagaAGTAATTAATTGgtaatttattagtattttaagtaattaaaaaattatttttttaatcttagaAAAATAGTAAATCAAGATTTCTGTAaagttttaaattcaaattcagaTATGTTATTTTTagaatccaatttttttttttattatgatgtagtaaaatatttttgtaaataaaattttgtaggttatttttgtaattattttattttgtaggtATATAATTATAAAGATGACAAATTTAAAAGTAAAGCTTAGATCTGAAAGAGGATATTTTGGTCTCGTTCTTGGTTAATCATTCTGTAGAGAGAGAAACAAGAGAGAGAGTCAGGGAAGGCAGGGATGTCGTACTTGCTTCCACATTTGCACTCTGGTTGGGCCGTAGATCAGGCCATCCTCGCCGAAGAAGAGCGTCTCGTCATCATCCGTTTTGGCCACGACTGGGACGAGACCTGTATGCAGGTACTATTAGTATATTCTAATCCCCAAACCCTAAATCccaattcttcttcttttgtCTTCCAATTGTCTTTTCTTTTTGGATTTTTATTTCTGATTTACCGAAATTCTTAACTTTTCTATTGTATTAGCTTATTGGGATGGTTAATTTAATCGGTTGTTTTTTTTCTAGAACCGTATTCATGGTTTTTCCATTCTTTGTGGAAATCAGTAATAGAGATTTGTTAATTTTTGTAACTCTTTACCACCAGGAGAGAGAATAATTGTTTGTAATACTTGAGGGCTTGAGGCTTCTTTATGTTACTCATTCACTGAACATCGGGGAAAGCTTCGTCTATGGCAACTTTTGCCTGAAACAACAGCTTTTTGCTCGAATTGTATGGTTGAATACCCCCACCcccttaatatatatatttatatatatatatatatatatatgcgcgCGCTATAACATCCATCATGTTTAAGGTTTGAAGTTTAAACGCGTACAGCAGAAAGTAGAGCTTACAGTTCCCTGTTTTCTTCCAAATGACTTGGTATCAGCTTTTGGAGTATGTAGTATGAACTAACTGTAATGTTATATGCTGCTTGTTCTTTTTAAAAACGGCTTTCACTTTGCTTGGACAATTTTTTAAGAGTTGTGGACTGTATGGATTCCTTAAAATGActtgaaacaaaggaaaaatcgAAGCAACTGATTGTTTGTATCATTAGACGACATTGCTGTAGAAGTTTTCTACTACTACTCAGTTTTGAAAGATCTGCTTTTAGACTATGTTCTGTTATGGGTTTATTTATTTGCTATTATTGGTATATGTTATGCATTGGAATTTAATCCTCATGGTTTCATGTGGATACCAGCTGTAGCTTCTTTCATGAAGTCTTCTTGCAACCTACTAATTCTTTTTGATAAATAGACTTGATAGGGTGGTACGCTGTTTTCTTTTCTTAATCTTTTTAGTGGTTTGTTTCTATTTAAAGAGGTATTTTTATTTAGTCTCTCCTTAATTTTCTATCTGATGAATGAACTGTTTTGTTGCTGATTAGATGGATGAAGTTTTGGCATCAGTTGCTGAGACAATTAAAAATTTTGCTGTGATATACCTTGTCGACATCACCGAGGTTCCAGATTTCAACACCATGTACGAGTTGTATGACCCATCTACAGTCATGTTTTTCTTCAGGAACAAACACATTATGATTGATCTTGGAACTGGAAACAATAATAAGATCAACTGGGCCCTCAAGGACAAGCAAGAGTTCATCGACATTGTTGAGACGGTGTACCGTGGAGCAAGGAAAGGGCGTGGTCTTGTGATTGCTCCTAAGGATTACTCTACCAAGTACCGCTACTAAGTTCTTTTGTAAATATATATGGCTATATTTGATAGAATTCTCATAAACTTGTTTCAGAATCTTCATTTCTCAAGAAACCATTTTTTTGAGAATCTGTCAAATTTCTAGAAGATTCATGTCTCTCAAGTCCTTGTGTATTTAAAATTTAACTATTTGGATGCATTATTGCGAGGTCCAGAAGAATGGAATTGAATTTCTGTCATAATTTGATGAAGTGTGTAAACTTATGTCTATTTGCATATTAGAGTGAAATCTTTTGATTTTGCCGCCTCATAATCCCCAAAACATGCATGGCCATTGGGCAATCGTTTGTGATATCAAGATCTTTTGTCAAATATTCCCCATCTATCTTATGAGCACTTTCACCCACCACACCAAGTCTTGACTTGTTGGTtcaatttacttgtattttgaatgtttatcACAGTGATTAACAATCAACAAATCGAGGCGTAATATGCTATTTCTGTGAATTAAAGAAGTAAGATGATTCTGAATGTAACGTCTCCGTTGACCTACTTTATCATCGCGCGGTTTGTTGTGgtattaaattctttaaattttTACTCACTTTTGGTTTCTGAAAAAGGC
It encodes the following:
- the LOC133818843 gene encoding thioredoxin-like protein YLS8; the encoded protein is MSYLLPHLHSGWAVDQAILAEEERLVIIRFGHDWDETCMQMDEVLASVAETIKNFAVIYLVDITEVPDFNTMYELYDPSTVMFFFRNKHIMIDLGTGNNNKINWALKDKQEFIDIVETVYRGARKGRGLVIAPKDYSTKYRY